The genomic segment AATCTACGGGGCTTTCAAGAACCGCACGGAAAGGCTCCACATCCCCTCCGGGAAAGCGGCCGAGCCTTTCCGGGTCCCAGAAATCGACCTCCATGCCCATGCGGGTCAGGTCTTTGTATCGTTGCCGGAGCAGGGGAACCTGGTAGTCCTCGCGGGCGACAAGGAGCGATCCAGTCCTCCTGTACTCCACGTCGTATCCGATTTCGTCTGCGAGCCCGCTGTAGAGTCTAGCACTGGCCAGGGTGAGGGGAATGGTCTTCAGGTCGAATATCTGAACGGCCATACCCCCCTGGTTCGCACTGGAGGCACCGGAACAGAGGTGGCTCCTCTCCAGCAGCGCCACGGAGGCCCCCCCCTTGGACAGGTAGTAGGCCACGGCGCAGCCGATGATCCCGCCGCCGACGATTCCAACATCGAATCTCGCCGCCCTCATCCCTCTCTCTTCAGTCGCTTCATGCTTCTCACTTCCATGGCAAGCTCTTTCGGCACTGCCACGGTGATGACCGCGGTGTGATCGAACCTCTTGGGCTTCTGCACGCGCAATACCTCTGCCCGGCAGACCACTTCACCGGCCCTGTTCACCCCCTCGACGATGTCTCCCTTTGCGGGCATGGGGAGGAACTCGTAAGGAAAAGAGACGGAAGCCCTGTCTTCTGAATAGGTCATGTCCACCAGGAAGATCGCCTGACCGGGACAGACGGGGATACAGTTCCCACAGCCGTTGCACTTTTCCCCGTAGAAGACGGGGAGGTTCGTAATCGGATTGCCCACATGGATGGCACCTCGGCGGCACGCCGCCTCGCAGGGATTGCAGGGAATGTCCTGCACGCACTCGATCACGGCAATCGGCCCCCTTGCAAGGAGCTCCGGGCCCGGGTAACCCGGTGAAGCTCTGAGCTCTTTCATAGAGGGGATCCCGGTCTTTCGAACCCCTCCGGTCTCCGTTTCACCCTTCATACCGTCTCCCGCGCTTGTAGAATCTGCTCTTTTGAAATCGCCCGGCCCTCGCCGAAGGACCCCATACGCAGAGCCGCGAGGCGCTTGTGCACTTCCCCCTTCTTCTTCTCCCCCCGTTCACGGGTCAGATGGCCGAGGGATTGGGCGGCGGCCAGTCCTGCCAGCCTGCCCTCTTCCATGGCCGTGGAAGCCTCCTCGATGCCTGCCAGGTCTCCGGCTACGTATATCCCCTTCCTGGTTGTCTCCATGTTTCCGTCATGGAGGGGGACCCAGCCGCCCAGGGCCGGGATGTAGCGGAACTCGCAACCGGCCATCCACGCCAGTTCGGCCAGAGGGGATAACCCCACGGCCAGACAGATGGTATCGACCTCCAGGGTTCTTTCAGTACCCGCTATGGGCTTCCAGTTCTCGTCCACCCGGGCGATCACCGCCCTCTCGACGCCCTCCCTTCCCTCGGCCCGCAAAACGGTGTGCCCGGTCAGGATGGGAACCCCGGCGCGGCGGACCTTGGATGCATGAACGCCGTATCCCCCGATGGCAGGAAGGCCCTCGACGACGGCGACTACCTTTGCTCCTGCCTGGAGGAGCTGATAGGAGACGATGAGGCCCACGTTGCCGGCCCCGACCATAAGGGCGCGCTTTCCCGGAAGCACGCGATGAATGTGGATCAGGGTCTGGGTGGCACCCGCGCCCATCACCCCGGGCAGGGTCCAACCCGGAAAGGCCAGAGCATTTTCACTGGCTCCTGTGGCCAGTATGACTGCATCCGCCTCGAGCTCTTCGGTGTGGTGCTCCCTGGCCAGCCCGAGA from the Deltaproteobacteria bacterium genome contains:
- a CDS encoding 4Fe-4S binding protein, which codes for MKGETETGGVRKTGIPSMKELRASPGYPGPELLARGPIAVIECVQDIPCNPCEAACRRGAIHVGNPITNLPVFYGEKCNGCGNCIPVCPGQAIFLVDMTYSEDRASVSFPYEFLPMPAKGDIVEGVNRAGEVVCRAEVLRVQKPKRFDHTAVITVAVPKELAMEVRSMKRLKREG
- a CDS encoding FAD-dependent oxidoreductase; this translates as MARKTEIAVVGAGPAGMAAAIEAGRAGARVIVIDENQRPGGQLFKQIHKFFGSEAHRAGTRGVQIGLDLLREAEEAGVATLLDTVVYGIFSDRCLGLAREHHTEELEADAVILATGASENALAFPGWTLPGVMGAGATQTLIHIHRVLPGKRALMVGAGNVGLIVSYQLLQAGAKVVAVVEGLPAIGGYGVHASKVRRAGVPILTGHTVLRAEGREGVERAVIARVDENWKPIAGTERTLEVDTICLAVGLSPLAELAWMAGCEFRYIPALGGWVPLHDGNMETTRKGIYVAGDLAGIEEASTAMEEGRLAGLAAAQSLGHLTRERGEKKKGEVHKRLAALRMGSFGEGRAISKEQILQARETV